One genomic segment of Bacteroides caccae includes these proteins:
- a CDS encoding HU family DNA-binding protein, with translation MTKADIVNEITKKTGIDKTTVLTTVEAFMDAVKDSLSNDENVYLRGFGSFVVKKRAQKTARNISKNTTIIIPEHNIPAFKPAKTFTISVKK, from the coding sequence ATGACTAAAGCAGATATTGTAAACGAGATTACAAAGAAAACCGGTATTGACAAGACAACCGTTCTTACAACAGTTGAAGCATTCATGGATGCCGTAAAAGATTCGTTGTCTAACGATGAGAATGTATACCTTCGTGGATTTGGTAGCTTCGTGGTGAAGAAAAGAGCCCAGAAGACTGCTCGCAACATTTCCAAGAATACTACTATCATCATCCCCGAGCACAACATTCCGGCTTTCAAACCGGCTAAGACATTTACAATCTCAGTAAAAAAATAA
- a CDS encoding Rne/Rng family ribonuclease, translated as MTSELVVDVQPKEVSIALLEDKSLVELQSEGRNISFSVGNMYLGRIKKLMPGLNACFVDVGYEKDAFLHYLDLGPQFNSLEKFIKQTLSDKKKLTSISKATLLPDLDKDGTVSNTLKVGQEVVVQIVKEPISTKGPRLTSEISFAGRYLVLIPFNDKVSVSQKIKSSEERARLKQLLMSIKPKNFGVIVRTVAEGKRVAELDGELRVLVKHWEDAMAKVQKATKYPTLIYEETSRAVGLLRDLFNPSFENIHVNDEAVYNEIKDYVSLIAPDRANIVKLYKGQLPIYDNFGITKQIKSSFGKTVSYKSGAYLIIEHTEALHVVDVNSGNRTKNANGQEGNALEVNLGAADELARQLRLRDMGGIIVVDFIDMNEAENRQKLYERMCANMQKDRARHNILPLSKFGLMQITRQRVRPAMDVNTTEICPTCFGKGTIKSSILFTDTLESKIDYLVNKLKVKKFSLHVHPYVAAYINQGLVSLKRKWQMKYGFGIKVIPSQKLAFLQYVFYDTHGEEIDMKEEIEIK; from the coding sequence GTGACAAGTGAACTAGTAGTTGACGTACAACCCAAAGAGGTCTCTATCGCTCTTCTCGAAGATAAGAGTCTGGTGGAACTTCAAAGCGAAGGGAGAAACATTTCTTTCTCCGTGGGCAATATGTATTTGGGACGTATCAAGAAATTGATGCCCGGTCTGAATGCATGTTTCGTGGACGTCGGTTACGAGAAAGACGCTTTCCTTCATTATCTTGACCTGGGTCCTCAATTTAACTCACTCGAAAAGTTTATAAAGCAGACTTTAAGCGACAAGAAGAAGCTGACTTCTATCAGCAAAGCAACCCTACTTCCCGATCTTGACAAGGACGGAACCGTATCCAACACACTCAAGGTGGGACAAGAAGTAGTGGTGCAAATTGTAAAGGAACCTATCTCCACTAAGGGACCGCGACTGACGTCCGAGATTTCATTTGCCGGACGCTACCTCGTGCTTATCCCTTTCAATGACAAGGTTTCTGTTTCGCAAAAAATTAAATCGAGCGAAGAACGCGCCCGCCTGAAACAGTTGCTGATGAGCATCAAGCCGAAAAATTTCGGTGTCATCGTCCGCACGGTAGCCGAAGGCAAACGCGTAGCCGAACTCGACGGAGAGCTTAGAGTCCTGGTTAAACATTGGGAAGATGCAATGGCTAAAGTACAGAAAGCCACCAAGTATCCGACGTTGATTTATGAAGAAACCAGTCGCGCCGTAGGTTTGTTGCGCGACCTCTTCAACCCTTCTTTTGAGAATATTCACGTCAACGACGAGGCTGTGTACAACGAAATCAAAGACTATGTATCACTGATCGCGCCCGACCGGGCAAACATCGTGAAACTGTACAAAGGCCAGCTTCCCATTTACGACAATTTCGGTATCACCAAGCAGATTAAATCATCGTTTGGTAAAACAGTCTCTTACAAGAGTGGTGCCTATCTGATTATTGAGCACACTGAGGCGCTTCACGTAGTAGACGTGAACAGCGGTAACCGCACCAAGAATGCCAACGGGCAGGAAGGTAACGCACTCGAAGTAAACCTGGGAGCCGCCGACGAGCTGGCTCGCCAACTGCGATTAAGAGATATGGGTGGTATCATTGTCGTAGACTTCATCGACATGAATGAAGCCGAAAACCGTCAGAAGCTTTATGAACGGATGTGTGCCAATATGCAGAAAGACAGGGCACGGCATAATATTCTGCCGCTCAGCAAATTCGGGCTGATGCAGATTACACGCCAGCGTGTGCGTCCGGCTATGGACGTCAACACGACCGAAATTTGTCCTACCTGCTTCGGAAAAGGCACTATCAAGTCGTCCATTCTCTTTACGGACACTTTGGAGAGTAAAATTGATTATCTGGTCAACAAACTGAAGGTTAAGAAATTCTCGTTACACGTCCATCCGTATGTTGCCGCCTACATCAATCAGGGACTCGTTTCCCTGAAACGGAAATGGCAGATGAAATACGGATTCGGTATCAAGGTTATTCCAAGTCAGAAACTCGCTTTCTTACAATATGTGTTCTATGATACACATGGAGAAGAAATCGACATGAAGGAAGAAATCGAAATCAAATAG
- a CDS encoding Rpn family recombination-promoting nuclease/putative transposase translates to MGRFINPFTDYGFKFLFGREVEKELLISFLNDLLVGEHVITDIQFLNNEQQPEVKNERGIIYDIYCMTDTGERIIVEMQNREQPYFKDRALFYLSRAITQQAKRGQWNFRLDAVYGVFFMNFVMDKDMPATIRTDVVLSDRATGKLFNDKFRQIFIELPNFNKEEDECNTDFERWIYILKHMDTLDRMPFKARKAVFERLEKLASKANMTQEERAQYEEEWKVYNDYFNTLDFAEKKGMQKGMQKEKEVTARIMKSKGLSLELISECTGLTTEEIEKLE, encoded by the coding sequence ATGGGAAGATTTATTAATCCCTTTACCGATTACGGCTTTAAGTTTTTATTCGGCAGAGAGGTAGAAAAGGAGTTATTAATCAGCTTCTTAAATGATTTGCTCGTAGGAGAGCATGTGATAACCGACATTCAGTTCCTCAACAACGAACAACAGCCGGAAGTAAAAAATGAACGAGGGATCATCTACGATATCTACTGCATGACCGATACAGGTGAGCGTATTATCGTGGAAATGCAGAATCGGGAACAACCTTATTTTAAGGACCGTGCTCTTTTCTATCTCTCAAGGGCCATTACGCAACAAGCCAAAAGGGGACAATGGAATTTCCGGTTGGATGCTGTATATGGAGTGTTCTTCATGAACTTTGTAATGGACAAGGACATGCCTGCAACGATAAGGACAGATGTTGTCTTATCCGACCGGGCTACAGGAAAGCTCTTTAATGACAAGTTTCGGCAAATCTTTATCGAATTGCCAAACTTTAATAAAGAAGAGGATGAATGCAATACGGATTTTGAACGCTGGATTTATATATTAAAGCATATGGATACACTTGACAGAATGCCTTTTAAGGCACGAAAAGCCGTCTTCGAACGACTGGAAAAGCTGGCTTCCAAAGCAAATATGACCCAGGAAGAAAGAGCACAGTACGAAGAAGAATGGAAAGTCTACAATGACTATTTCAATACGCTGGATTTTGCTGAAAAGAAGGGGATGCAGAAAGGGATGCAGAAAGAAAAGGAAGTAACAGCCCGTATCATGAAATCCAAAGGTCTTTCTCTCGAACTAATTTCGGAATGTACCGGACTTACAACCGAAGAAATTGAAAAATTAGAATGA